A single Panulirus ornatus isolate Po-2019 chromosome 18, ASM3632096v1, whole genome shotgun sequence DNA region contains:
- the LOC139755083 gene encoding uncharacterized protein, protein MKTFLFVVVAALAAAQQFQQRNDFTPAVRLAGNGFFQGSGTFTSSSSRDVNNQFQSAGDSQGSSSLDNRGFQSNSFQEVSGFQTGSGFQRSSFQGDNDFQRVSVQRTSFPGNIDTQRSSFQSVSGSQNNAFQDISNFQTRSFQGGSDLQLNSFQSGTDAQRSSGLQSGSAFLNNNDFQSSNTFLTNQGTTAQSGSSVGSTFQSGNSQVNQNRFQSGSFQQQNQDNFQQQNQNSLQSGTFQQSISSGSQSQRFSQGSQFQDNSQQLGSVLSTSENNINGVYEPLNLPSGASKLLGSISTSFTCVGRPYGYYADQDNFCRIFHVCNPALFSDGAVQTYQYSFMCGEGTMFDQKEMTCVVESAATPCQEASNYYIRNQEFGLPQEKQF, encoded by the exons ATGAAGACCTTCCTATTTG TGGTGGTTGCAGCCCTGGCTGCAGCTCAACAGTTCCAACAGAGGAACGACTTCACACCAGCCGTCAGACTTGCCGGGAATGGATTCTTCCAAGGGAGTGGCACCTTCACTTCCAGCTCCTCCAGGGATGTCAATAATCAGTTCCAAAGTGCCGGTGATTCCCAGGGTAGCTCCTCCCTGGACAATAGGGGATTTCAAAGCAACTCTTTCCAGGAGGTCAGTGGCTTCCAGACAGGGAGTGGTTTCCAGAGAAGTTCCTTCCAAGGAGATAATGACTTTCAGCGTGTCAGTGTTCAGAGAACTTCCTTCCCAGGAAACATAGATACTCAGAGGAGCTCCTTCCAGAGCGTCAGTGGCTCTCAAAACAATGCCTTCCAGGACATCAGTAACTTTCAGACCCGTTCCTTCCAGGGCGGCAGTGATCTGCAATTAAACTCCTTTCAGAGCGGCACTGATGCCCAGAGAAGCAGCGGCCTCCAGAGTGGCAGTGCCTTCCTGAACAACAATGACTTTCAAAGCAGCAATACATTCCTGACCAACCAGGGCACAACTGCCCAGTCTGGATCATCTGTTGGCAGTACATTCCAGTCAGGGAACAGTCAGGTAAATCAAAACAGGTTCCAGTCTGGATCATTCCAGCAGCAGAATCAGGATAATTTCCAGCAACAAAATCAAAACAGCCTCCAGTCTGGTACATTCCAGCAGAGCATCTCAAGTGGAAGCCAGAGCCAAAGGTTCTCTCAGGGAAGTCAGTTCCAGGATAACTCCCAGCAGTTAGGCTCTGTGCTGAGCACTTCAGAAAACAACATTAATGGTGTCTATGAACCCTTAAACCTTCCCTCTGGTGCCAGCAAACTGCTTGGCAGCATCTCCACATCGTTCACCTGTGTTGGCCGTCCTTATGGCTACTACGCTGACCAAGACAACTTCTGTCGCATCTTCCATGTGTGTAACCCCGCCCTCTTCTCTGATGGTGCAGTACAAACTTACCAATACAG cttcatgtgtggtgagggcacCATGTTCGACCAGAAGGAGATGACTTGTGTGGTAGAGTCTGCGGCCACCCCCTGCCAGGAAGCCTCCAACTACTACATCAGGAACCAAGAGTTCGGTCTTCCTCAAGAAAAGCAGTTCTAA